The following are encoded in a window of Candida dubliniensis CD36 chromosome 4, complete sequence genomic DNA:
- a CDS encoding C-4 methyl sterol oxidase, putative (Similar to S. cerevisiae ERG25;~In S. cerevisiae: catalyzes the first of three steps required to remove two C-4 methyl groups from an intermediate in ergosterol biosynthesis; mutants accumulate the sterol intermediate 4,4-dimethylzymosterol): MEVLHQLTSNHTSSLSSLINTHPTAFSSILKEVDVAHHSLNYIEKLWASYYIYMNNDILATGLLFFITHELMYFGRCLPWFIIDKTPWFNRYKIQPNKIPTNQEQWECFKTVLKQHFLVEALPIWLFHPLCAKLGITYDVPFPGWKVQAMQIVIFFICEDFWHFTFHSLFHQGWFYKNIHKVHHKYAAPFGLAAEYAHPVEVMALGVGTVGFPILYAYLATVYTNMPPLHLFTLTTWIVLRLFQAVDSHSGYDFPWSLNKFFPLWAGAAHHDEHHHYFIGNYASSFTLWDWLFQTECGSYAKKRRERNSKASAESKHKKTL, from the coding sequence ATGGAAGTTTTGCATCAATTAACTAGTAATCACACTTCAAGTTTATCTAGTTTGATAAATACCCATCCTACTgcattttcttcaattttgaaagaagTTGATGTTGCTCATCATAGTttgaattatattgaaaaattatggGCTTCATATTATATCTATatgaataatgatattttaGCTActggattattattttttattactCATGAATTAATGTATTTTGGTAGATGTTTACCATggtttattattgataaaactCCATGGTTTAATCGTTATAAAATTCAACCTAATAAAATCCCAACTAATCAAGAACAATGGGAATGTTTTAAAACCGTTTTAAAACAACATTTCCTTGTTGAAGCTTTACCAATTTGGTTATTCCATCCATTATGTGCTAAATTGGGTATTACATATGATGTTCCATTCCCAGGTTGGAAAGTTCAAGCTATGCaaattgtaatttttttcatttgtgAAGATTTTTGGCATTTTACATTCCATAGTTTATTCCATCAAGGTTGgttttataaaaatattcatAAAGTTCATCATAAATATGCTGCTCCATTTGGTTTAGCAGCAGAATATGCTCATCCAGTTGAAGTTATGGCTTTAGGGGTTGGTACAGTAGGGTTCCCAATCTTATATGCTTATTTAGCTACGGTTTATACTAATATGCCACCACTTCATTTATTCACTTTGACTACTTGGATTGTTTTAAGATTATTCCAAGCCGTTGATTCTCACTCTGGTTATGATTTCCCATGgtcattaaataaatttttcccACTTTGGGCCGGTGCTGCTCATCATGATgaacatcatcattatttcaTTGGAAATTACGCTAGTTCTTTCACTCTTTGGGATTGGCTTTTCCAAACTGAATGTGGTTCTTATGCTAAAAAgagaagagaaagaaatagTAAAGCTAGTGCTGAAAGCaaacataaaaaaactTTATAG
- a CDS encoding 60S ribosomal protein L20 (Similar to S. cerevisiae RPL20A/RPL20B;~RPL20A and RPL20B are nearly identical in S. cerevisiae), which produces MKILTFFNNYRKMSRLNEYQVIGRNLPTESVPEPKLFRMRIFAPNTVVAKSRYWYFLQKLHKVKKASGEIVSVNIISEAKPTKVKTFGIWLRYESRSGIHNMYKEYRDVTRVGAVETMYQDLAARHRARFRSIHILKVVELEKTDDVKRQYVKQFLTKDLKFPLPHRVQKSKKLFQATAPTTFY; this is translated from the coding sequence ATGAAAATACTaacttttttcaataattataGAAAGATGTCTAGATTAAACGAATATCAAGTTATTGGTCGTAATTTACCAACTGAATCCGTTCCAGAACCAAAGTTGTTCAGAATGAGAATTTTTGCTCCAAACACCGTTGTTGCCAAATCAAGATATTGGTATTTCTTGCAAAAATTGCATAAAGTTAAGAAAGCTTCTGGTGAAATTGTATCAGTTAACATTATTTCTGAAGCTAAACCAACTAAAGTCAAGACTTTTGGTATTTGGTTAAGATATGAATCTAGATCTGGTATTCATAACATGTACAAAGAATACAGAGATGTCACTAGAGTTGGCGCTGTTGAAACCATGTACCAAGATTTAGCTGCTAGACACAGAGCTAGATTTAGAAGTATCCATATCTTGaaagttgttgaattaGAAAAGACTGATGACGTTAAAAGACAATACGTTAAACAATTCTTGACTAAAGACTTGAAATTCCCATTACCACACAGAGTCCAAAAATCTAAGAAATTGTTCCAAGCCACCGCTCCAACTACTTTCTACTAA